In a single window of the Lagenorhynchus albirostris chromosome 19, mLagAlb1.1, whole genome shotgun sequence genome:
- the NIP7 gene encoding 60S ribosome subunit biogenesis protein NIP7 homolog: MRPLTEEETRVMFEKIAKYIGENLQLLVDRPDGTYCFRLHNDRVYYVSEKILKLAANISGDKLVSLGTCFGKFTKTHKFRLHITALDYLAPYAKYKVWIKPGAEQSFLYGNHVLKSGLGRITENTSQYQGVVVYSMADIPLGFGVAAKSTQDCRKVDPMAIVVFHQADIGEYVRHEETLT; encoded by the exons ATGCGGCCTCTGACTGAAGAGGAGACGCGAGTAATGTTTGAGAAGATAGCAAAATA CATCGGGGAGAATCTACAGCTGCTGGTCGACAGGCCCGACGGCACCTACTGTTTCAGGCTGCACAACGACCGGGTGTACTACGTAAG TGAGAAGATTTTGAAGTTGGCCGCCAACATCTCCGGTGACAAGCTGGTGTCGCTGGGGACGTGCTTCGGAAAATTCACGAAGACCCACAAGTTTCGGTTGCACATCACGGCTCTGGATTACCTAGCACCGTATGCCAAG TATAAAGTGTGGATAAAACCTGGAGCAGAGCAATCCTTCCTGTATGGGAACCATGTGCTGAAATCTGGACTTGGTCGAATCACTGAAAATACTTCTCAGTACCAGGGAGTTGTGGTGTACTCCATGGCAGACATCCCTTTG GGTTTTGGGGTGGCAGCAAAGTCTACACAAGACTGCAGGAAAGTAGACCCCATGGCGATTGTGGTATTTCATCAAGCAGACATTGGGGAATATGTGCGGCATGAAGAGACATTGACTTAA